The region CCCCGTCTACCTCTTGATTCGACCAAGGGATCCGATGCCTCCTTGAAGGTTGCGCTCTGGGTAGGAAAGGTGTGCCTGTCTTGGGATGTCTGCCTTGAAGCAAGGACTGTACCTCTATGCATATCCTGTTGGGTTGCACAAACCGATAATGCTACAGAACGTGTCGATTTCCACGCGAAATCTTCTCACGTTTCTGGAAATCCCGGTGGCGCATGGCGGGGTAACAATGATATTGTTTGGCTGCATATACCATACGCGTTGTGAGATagaggcagcagcaaaaaTGAAGAGGAACAATCCGCGGGTTGGATCATGGCCCCCACCCCACCTTGGCCGCTTTAACCAAAGGTTGATTGGGACCTCCTCACTGTTGCATACAGTGACGTCGAGCTCGATCCAACAGGAAGGATTGATCAAGTAGTAGAAGCACGGTGTCACAGGCTCACCGAACATGGAATATAAAGGATCCTCAGGATCCCCTCAATTTGATCAAGTTTGGATCTAGGCTGTTGGCGGCACGGCTGCCGTCTAGCCCGTCCTGCCTGCCAGGGCTGAACAATATCTCCGTCACAGTCGGTTGTGCGAGGACCAAATTGTCGTTTCTCTCATCAAAGTTGGTTGGGGGCGTAGCGTTCCAAGCATTCCCGCCCTGCAGATACGTTGAGTTGAGTATGTGCCGCCAAAGGGTTGCAGATTGCTGGCCGCCTACCTGCGTATCGGGGGGCCTCGAGATGCGACCTTCGTTTACCCCGCAGGAACCGAAGAAATATCGCTTGGATGAAAGATGTCGGCCTTTTTGTCCCTCGGTTGCCGAGTCGGAGGGTTTTTTGGTGAATAGCTGCTGACCCGAACGAATGCACCTCTCGGCGAGTGGGCTCACCGACTGGAAGGCATCCATCCTCTCTCTGACTGAACTTCGCAGCAGGCATCTTCAGCTGTGAGAAAGATGACCAGCCTTCATGTGCAAAGCAGTCACTTGAGGCTCCCACCACGTGCTTGCAAAGCTTGTAAGCTTCGAGCTTGGCTTGAACACTTCCACGCGCCGGGCGCGGAAGCTCCCTCGCTCTAGCGGCATGTTTCCCGCTCTCTGGAAGCAAGACCTTGTTCGGGATGTTTCCAGCCATTCTACAAGGCGACCACGCCTTACCCAAGTTAGCAATTATAAGCCTGGTAACCAATCGCAGTGGAAGAAAATGTCTGAGGTTTGGTGCCTGGCAGACCGATGACAATCATGGGAATGAGTGGTAAATGGGTAGACAATGGGGCCAATTGGGTGAGGACATCATGACATGGGTCAACCAACACCCCGATAAGCCGCCTGTGAGGGGGAAAAAGCGTCATTCTATACGCCACATACAAGCTTTGTTAATAATCACCGCAAGCAAAAATGCAATCACACCGAGAACGGAtctcgagaagaagaaaagtcCTCACGTCAGAGGAGGGGGCTTTTCACCTTTCAACCCACAACAAGGCGACCAGAGAGGCGAAGCAAAACAAAACCTGTGACTTTCCGATAAGGGGAAGGAGCAAATTGGACACCCCGTTGTAGCTATTTCCATTCCATCTGCAGCTTTTGCTGACCCTCCCGCCCCTTGTCGGACTTACAACTCCTTTTTGCTTAGGTGTTACAAGCTCGAGTCGGAGAATGCAACAGAAAAGGATTACTGTCCTTACACACGGGGGAGCGGTGAAGCATACTTGGTATCATCAGGAGCCGAGCAGCATGTCATCAGACAGAGAGGGGAAAACTCTGCGACTCCGGCTTCGGTTCGCCTGACTGGCAACTTTGTCGGTGTTGCTTTTTGGGAAGGAGGCCGTCATGGAACAGGAAGTTCCAATGCCCACGTTTTGAGGCTTTTACAACACCCCTCCCTTGTCGAGCATGAGCTGCAATAAAAGAAAAGGCCCAAAAGCAGCGACAAGCGGGATGAtaggtgaagaagagacgCATCTGATGTGGAAATTTCAATGCCAAATCATCAAAACGAACAAAGGTTGACGTCGGCCCGGCACGACGGGAGTGGCTATGTGCTTGGTCGGCCGGGCTTGAGACAAACAAATGACCTGTCATGTCTGGAAATCTGCGAGCAGCCGACTTCAGATTGAGCACTGGCCAGGAGGAGACCAGTTCACGATCGGGGGATCTCTGTGCCGCTTACTTGCTTTTTTGATCGATTCTTGTGCGGCTTTGCCGGGTGGGAAGTCGATAAAAGTGCAGAAGTGAAGATGCTTTGATTCTAATGACATCAACCAGAGGTATCAACCTAACAAAGAGAAAGACAAAGCTATTATCTCGTCAACTCCACAATCCCATTGTGCTCTCCTTACCACCATGCCCCCAGTCAAGTACCTGTACGTTTCAAATATCCCAACCTTGATTCACTCATACAAGGAAATATATCGACGAACTTGGAATGAAAGGCTTGGTTACCAAGCATTTGTAGTTGAAAGAGGTGACGTAGGGTATATGGGCAATGAGATAACTAAGGGCCAGAATGGTCATACGTGAGCATGACATTGTATTCCTACAACTAACCAAAGACTTTTTGTTGCACACCATGGACGAAATAGCTGGTATATCATAAGGATAGTGCAATATAGTATTCTAAACTAGGCCTCGAAAGGTGAATTATAGGCCTTCAAGAGCAGTTAGCAGGCATGTATCCTATTGAAAAATATGTAAGCTAATGGCCGTTGCGCGGTTTGCTGACTTGCAGTGTTGATTGGAACGACGTGAAAGAACATGGTATGTGTCCTTTGTCCTTAAGAAAGTATTCGTGTAGAGGAGCACACAAAGGCATTATCCCGCTTTTTCATCAACAAAGCTGTTGTCTCTACCCACAATAGGGGTAATCCAAGTAGACGTGCTCTCATGCGAACTGCCTATTTAACAACCACATCTCCTCTCCAAATCCAATTCTcgaaatcatcatcaaccatctcatcatctcatctcatctcatctcaaccCACTTTCTACTCTTGAAACCAACAAACTTACAAGGCTAAGTTTTTACACTTTCAAGttatcaccaacaccaacaaaccaccactaaccaaaacccccaaacaccaacaaaatAGCCCGCACTACCACCAGCCGCCGCGTCACCACCCACACCGTCAACGGTGTCACCCAATCCATCGAGCACGTCATCGAAGAAGAATGGTTCAACATGTGGGAATGCTGCCACTGCGCCCACGAACTCGGCTGCCGCACCTACCCCTACAATTGCCCTTACTGCCAAAACCGCACCTGCCGCCGCTGCGTGATCTTTGACGCGGTCAAGATCACCTCTTACTCACGCAACTTGGCTACCGGTGAGTACTACAATGTGCGGGAGGAATTGATCAGGCCTCGACCTTGTTGAGTAAGGGTGTAGGAGTAGAGCTgtaggaggaggggtgagTGACTGGGTTTTTCTAAGGTAAGTAATGGTGGAagtgtgtgtgagtgagtgggtTGAACTGACATTTAGAAGATTAATTAGAAAACACGAGTTGTTGATCAACTATTTAAAGCTGTCCCCGTTTGCGTTTGAGTGTTTGTGATTCGAATTTTGTTATGTAACCATTGCAAATAAATGCCATACCCAGGTATCAAAAAAACCCTCATGTTGCTATGCATTATGTTCTCAGATTTTGTGTTGTGGACTCTTGCTGGTGTAGTTGTTCTCCATGTCACTTCTTCTGGGCGATGTCTTCTTGTTTTTACTGATATCAAATTTTTATTCTCATTTAGAGAATATTCCTGTTTTTTTCCAAAGTACCAAACCATCACATAGAAAGCCAGAACCTCGCCAAAAGACAAGTAACAAACGTAAAGATCTCTCTTGATACAACGTAAAAGGAAGGTTATTCATAAGTGTCGTAACGTAATTGGTGATGTGCATGACTCTTCCTTGCCTTCGCCATAAATTCAAGACAAGGGACGGGAAAACGGAAGCATGTGAAAGCAAAAagaccacacacacactcaaACCAATACCAAAGATAAAACAAGCACCAAAGTATTACTCACGGCTCTCTTTGAAAATAACGTGTGACCAGCCCTTCTCTGGTCGAGAACAATCAAGAAATCTCGTTTGtgtctgtctctctctcgctcctCGACTCGTCCCCTGACAcctctccatcatcttccaaTATGCTGCCACTCCCCTCACCCAGCTAACGCATATCGTTTGCTCTGTCATCGCCCCAAAAATGTCGGCTCGCCTTGACGGCCTGACAATCACCCACAAAGGGACCATCAAAGGCATGTCAACGGCAAAGGGAGGCTAGCAGAGGAGGTCCTGCTCAAGCAAATGTCGAAGGTCCAAAGAGTGAATATAACTCGGCCTCCCCGCAGGTCAGACCAAGTCGCTCGGCTTTCACCGCCGCCTTGTGTCAGCCCTTCAAAATGCTGTGGCTTGTCCCTGTCATTACAAGGGGTTTGCCCCTGATGATTTGTGCTGGCAATGCGAGTGTTGACTCGAAGCTGGATTTGTGTGTCCGAGCTCCGAGTGCTGGGCAATAGGAGTCTTGTTGATAGTTGATagaagccaaaaaaacatcGATCTGCTAACATTCTCAAGAGGTgatggcagcagcatcaggAAGCTCTCCCATCTCAACACTCTCCACTGGGCTCATTGGTGTCCTTTTTGCCTCTGTCTCATTCTCAGGGGAAACAGTGAACTCATGGGTTGACGAATTATACCGCAGCCATCTAGGATTGGAGGTTGCGATCTTGTGTCCCAACCACAGCACACGCTCCTTGCGCTCCTCGGCCATGGAAGCAACTTCAAAATACTTTTCGTCATCGTCGATCTTCTCGTTCGAGAAGCAATCACTGGGAGAAACTCTGTCCGCCCAAGCAAGGCCCCGCATGGCATAGTCCTCTGGCAAAGGTCTTCGAGACTCAGACCTGGGAAGAACGGTTTCCTCAATGCGACTATAGTTCTTGCAAGACCCAAGCAACGTATTCATCATCAACGCAGTCCGCTTCCAAGGAAATGAAGGTGCCACAAAATGAATGGCCTCGGGCAAGAACGTAAGGTGGTAAATGAAAACCAGAGACACATGAAGAAATGGAAGAATGTTAGGGTCGCCATCCCTGCGCGCGACGATATCGTAGGTTTGAGAAAAGAGCTTGAGCGCATTGTCTTCAGGGACAGGAGAACCAAGATCGTTGTTTGCCATCAACTGATCTTGGGGTTCTTCATCGGCACCACGGCTTTGCTTCAATGACTTCGAGATTGGGTTGGCTTCGTTTCCGTAGCCAATCACAGCGCAGCAATTCGAAATGCCCATGTGGTAGCCAGCCTCGAGCCACTTGCGGCTGGAGCGGGTGATTTGGCTGTCCAGAGACTGAAGAAAGTCATCCATGGTTGAATGCAGCTTCTCCATCTGCTTGCCGCTGAACATGATGGCATGGACCTTGACAAATGCGAACTCGGCAACCGAGAGCCTCGATTGCTGCTGATTGGGAGTCGGGGCCATGATTGGGTCGAACAGGGTCATGATACTCTCGCGAGCAGAGCCGAAGGGAATCGCGACACAAAGGGACTTAGTGTAGTAATAGAGCTGCTGAAGCGCATTGGGACGAGCAAGAATGGCCAAGTGGTGATACAGCCGCCCGGTGGTTGGAGCCTTGTCAGAAGCCTTGGAATACCAGTGACGACTCACGGCGGTCCAATTTTCCCGATCCCGGATATCGTCATCCTCGATGGCCATCCTGTAACGCCCCAGGTCACCAAGGCATTCGATCCAGGTGTCCTCGAAAGCCGGAACAGTTTCGTAGAGCAGAGCCATCATTGAATATGCGAGGTAAATGAACATCAGCATGTGTTCAAGACTCGCTGGCAGCCGGTGTCTAAGCAGCTCGAGGAACGAATGAATACCATGTCGCCACATGCGTGCAGGCATGGCATACTTCGATGCCAATCTCCGCAAGGCAGGACTCGCAGACGGGTGCTGAGAAGCGAGAAAAAAGTCGTGGTGTTCGTGAAGCAGGGTCCTGTGGAGAGCGATCAAGGCTTGCCATTGCTCGTTGTTGAGTTTGTTTGTTGGGTCATTTTGTGAGTTTTGGGCATTGTCAACCTCGATGCATTTgctctccaccatcaccagcccgGCGTAGATTCCTTTCACCTCGGCGACCAGTTGGTCCTGGGAGATTGGCCTGGTTTCAGGTTGCTTGATCAGTTCCGTCGGGTCATTTTCCTCAACTTGAGTAGAGCTTCGTGATGTCGACGTGCGTGGTTGGCGATGTGGTGGCTTGGATGTTGGGGTAGATGAAACTCTTGAAGCAACATTGGATTTGTCGTAAGGACGTTGAGAGGCTGTGAGGTCGGCATCGGGCGTCCAAAGGGTGCCCTTGGTAGGAGGTCGTCGGTCAACTTGGTCGGGCTCTATCCGAGCCTTGGATTTctttgggggagaagggctGCGGGATCGGGATGGTTGGCTTTTGGAATCCGGAGTCGATCTCCTGCTGGGTCGGTCTGGTCCGGGAGCTCCAGAGTCTGGATCTAACGGCCTCTGATTGGATGTATGTGTGGAGGATGGCACGGCCTTTGCATCTTTTGAACTGGGATCCAAGTTGCGTATGGCGGGTTTGCTCGCCTCTCTGGTATGTGTGAGTTGTGGGTGTTTGAAAACAATAGAAAAGCAGCGAGGACTGCGAAGACACTTACCTCTCTATTGGGGGGGCTTCTTTCCACTTAGTGGATAtcagctccttcttttccttgtcgGTGCTCTTTTCGTTCAGCGACTTGACGTGGACTGTTTCGTAATGCTTTTCATATTGGTGTTTTTCGAATGTTTCATGGGCATATTGAGGATCCTCGCTGCAGTCGGGACAGTTGATTTTTTTGGTCGATGACCGCCGAAGGTGCTCATTCCATTTCTTGCTGAAGTCCATTATTAGATGTGTAATATTCTCTGaccgcggtggtggtgcgacAGTGTGCTGGGAGCTGTttgatggtgaggttgagatggacCGAGCTGCTCAACGAGCATTCTATGGAGTGCGATGTGATTGGCCACTCGCCCGCTCGAACTGGGAGGGCTTGGCAATGAGGGGTTTTGCTCTGAAtggtggaagaaggaccGAAAAAGTGGGGGTCCGAAGTTCTGTAAAGAACCAGCAAATGCAACCGGCGGGGAAAAGAGCGGCCGAGTTCAGTGCTTTCAAGATAAAAAGAGGATCTTGTTGAAGCAGAAGTGTTGTGTGGACCACCGTGAAGATGTATTCATATGAAAGTAAGAAGGTATGTCCACCCATAGACTCTAGATTTGGTTGGCAGGCTGCCCCGTCCGCGACCCAGGATCGCTGCGAAATCGTAAAAGCGGCGGCAGTAAGGCGTCCAGGTGGTTCGCAATTGGGCCGCCATCCAGCAGAGCCGCAATTTCTTGAAGCACCCCGCAGCTCCAACCTCTTTTTGCTCCTGCCTGGCCACACTACCATTCTTCTCACCGAAACCTCGCTCAAGAGAGGTGCAGGCTTTGCACTTCATTGAGGTGATTGAGTGTCCTTGTCCCCAGGCAATCTGGGATTCATGTTCCCTAGGCTCTCGTCAGACATCACTCCCACGTCAACCGGTGTCTGCAATGAAAGAGATTATGGTTCCAAATAAGTTGTGACGGGGCTCTATCGGCTATTTCTGCCTCCCCAACTGGACCTCCTGTTATGCATGGCACGCACTGGCCAGACTCTCGTCCCATCCTTTACCTTTCTTTGACGACACAGTTATCCTGCCCGAAGTCACACTCCTTAAAATGCAGCCAACTACTCGATACGACATATCTCATAGAACATGAACGGAATGATAGCACATTGGAAGGAACACGTCGGAATTGGCAGGCATAGTTGGAACTGTTAAGGGCAGCGAGGGCTGACACAGACGGATGGAATTCCATCTTGCATTCCATAATCATTCTCTATTCCTTCCATTCTCTTCGTCTGTTTAGCTATTTCGTGTATATGTTCACTCACAGCTCACAGCATTGGTGGCAACTTGACAGACAGCATTCCACCAAATGTGATTGGTTAGCCCTCGGAGGCATCCTGTTATAAGTGGCATGTGGCCAATCATCTGTGGCGCCTTGATAACGACTGCAGCTGGAAAGTTCCAACCCGATATCTCTTTGAGTTCAAGATGGTCTCGAACCCGGCCTTTGCCCCTTGATTTCAGCTTCCTCGAGACTCTGCTATTGAC is a window of Podospora pseudopauciseta strain CBS 411.78 chromosome 1, whole genome shotgun sequence DNA encoding:
- a CDS encoding hypothetical protein (EggNog:ENOG503NYG6); this translates as MLMFIYLAYSMMALLYETVPAFEDTWIECLGDLGRYRMAIEDDDIRDRENWTAVSRHWYSKASDKAPTTGRLYYYTKSLCVAIPFGSARESIMTLFDPIMAPTPNQQQSRLSVAEFAFVKVHAIMFSGKQMEKLHSTMDDFLQSLDSQITRSSRKWLEAGYHMGISNCCAVIGYGNEANPISKSLKQSRGADEEPQDQLMANNDLGSPVPEDNALKLFSQTYDIVARRDGDPNILPFLHVSLVFIYHLTFLPEAIHFVAPSFPWKRTALMMNTLLGSCKNYSRIEETVLPRSESRRPLPEDYAMRGLAWADRVSPSDCFSNEKIDDDEKYFEVASMAEERKERVLWLGHKIATSNPRWLRYNSSTHEFTVSPENETEAKRTPMSPVESVEMGELPDAAAITS